One genomic segment of Acinetobacter sp. C26M includes these proteins:
- the mrcB gene encoding penicillin-binding protein 1B, translated as MKFERGIGFLALIFSMLVIGVFVAFSIYLIRLDNIIRDKFEGQRWDIPAKVFARPLEIYANAPITQENFTQELKLLGYKNTANYDKSGSYVVQGNQMYVHTRGFDYGDSNEPEQVLELAFADGQVSEIRSTKPSNTGVARLEPLLIGGIYPQHNEDRVLIKLNKVPKTLIEALISTEDRNFYHHHGISIRGTARALVSNATGGRRQGGSTLTQQLVKNFYLSPEKTLKRKVNEALMAVLIELHYSKDEILEAYLNEVNLGQNGSYSINGYGLASQFYFGLPLRELNISQQAYLVGLVQGPSLYNPWRNPESAKKRRDVVLNNMKVMGYLTEAEYQDEIARPLNVVSKPTLGPAKFPDFLDIVRRQLRTEYQESDITNQGLRIFTTLDPIAQTQVQNAFKSTVDRLAKANPARLKNLQGAVLVAHPENGELVAAVGSTQDFTGFNRALDAKRQVGSLLKPIIYLNAIESGRYTWASPIEDSAVNIPIDGDKSWTPKNYSGGEHGVVPMQQALANSYNLSTVRLANEFGLSAFSNKLKQFGVSSDIPAYPSIYLGAVNMSPMEVLSIYGNFATGGFKYPPRSIRTVVDAKGHLLERYGLNVQQTIDPAAAYIINYGLQQVMRSGTGRSAYNSLPESLNLAGKSGTTNDTRDSWFAGYSGNHVAVVWLGLDDNKVTGLTGSSGALPVWTNVMRQLRQEPVNLRQTDNVQWQWIDSASGDLSAQGCDGAMYIPLLRQTVPRRATLCGQSHYEVEPTYIPNDEAPADDHNDGISNYIRESETQMDTDLSNHTPTRVISSGSYNGNSEN; from the coding sequence ATGAAGTTTGAACGTGGTATTGGTTTTCTAGCACTCATTTTTTCAATGTTAGTGATAGGTGTCTTTGTTGCTTTTAGTATCTATCTGATCCGCTTAGATAATATTATTCGTGACAAATTTGAAGGTCAGCGTTGGGACATTCCTGCCAAGGTATTTGCTCGCCCGTTGGAAATCTATGCAAATGCACCGATTACCCAAGAGAATTTTACCCAAGAGCTAAAATTACTGGGCTATAAAAACACGGCGAATTACGATAAATCTGGCAGTTATGTGGTACAAGGCAACCAGATGTATGTGCATACCCGTGGTTTTGACTATGGCGATAGTAATGAACCTGAGCAAGTGCTGGAGCTTGCTTTTGCAGATGGTCAGGTGAGTGAAATCCGTTCTACTAAACCTTCCAATACAGGCGTTGCACGTTTAGAACCTTTATTGATTGGCGGTATTTACCCTCAACATAATGAAGACCGCGTTCTCATCAAATTAAATAAAGTACCAAAAACCCTGATTGAAGCCTTAATTTCAACAGAAGATCGTAATTTCTATCATCATCATGGTATTTCAATCCGTGGTACAGCACGTGCTTTGGTCAGTAATGCCACAGGTGGCCGCCGTCAAGGTGGTTCAACTTTAACGCAGCAATTAGTCAAGAACTTCTATCTTTCACCAGAGAAGACGCTGAAACGTAAAGTTAATGAAGCTTTGATGGCAGTATTAATTGAACTACATTACAGCAAAGATGAGATTCTTGAAGCGTATTTAAATGAAGTGAACTTAGGCCAAAATGGAAGCTATTCGATTAATGGCTATGGTCTAGCATCACAGTTTTATTTTGGTTTACCTTTACGTGAGCTGAATATTTCACAGCAAGCGTACTTGGTTGGTCTAGTTCAAGGCCCCTCTCTATATAACCCTTGGCGTAATCCAGAATCTGCCAAGAAACGCCGTGATGTTGTATTAAACAACATGAAAGTCATGGGCTATTTAACTGAAGCAGAATACCAAGATGAAATTGCACGCCCATTAAATGTGGTGAGTAAACCAACTTTAGGTCCTGCAAAGTTTCCAGATTTCCTAGATATCGTGCGTCGTCAACTCCGCACTGAATATCAAGAAAGTGACATTACCAATCAAGGTTTAAGAATCTTTACCACACTTGATCCAATTGCACAGACTCAAGTCCAAAATGCATTTAAGAGTACTGTAGATCGTTTAGCCAAAGCCAACCCTGCCCGTTTGAAAAACTTGCAAGGTGCTGTACTCGTTGCTCATCCTGAAAATGGTGAATTGGTTGCAGCTGTGGGTTCAACTCAAGATTTTACAGGCTTTAACCGAGCTTTAGATGCAAAACGTCAAGTGGGCTCATTACTCAAACCAATTATTTATTTAAATGCAATTGAGTCTGGTCGCTATACATGGGCAAGTCCAATTGAAGACAGTGCGGTCAATATTCCAATTGATGGCGATAAGAGCTGGACACCGAAGAACTACAGTGGTGGTGAACATGGTGTTGTGCCGATGCAACAAGCATTAGCGAATTCATACAACCTTTCAACTGTACGCTTGGCAAATGAATTTGGTTTATCTGCCTTTAGCAACAAACTCAAACAGTTTGGGGTAAGCTCTGATATTCCTGCCTACCCGTCGATCTATCTTGGTGCTGTGAATATGTCACCAATGGAAGTATTAAGTATTTACGGTAACTTTGCGACAGGTGGTTTTAAATATCCACCACGCTCAATTCGCACCGTAGTCGATGCCAAAGGACATTTGCTTGAGCGTTATGGCTTGAATGTTCAACAAACCATCGATCCAGCCGCTGCCTATATTATTAACTATGGTTTACAACAAGTGATGCGTTCTGGTACGGGGCGTTCTGCCTATAATAGTCTACCAGAATCGCTGAATTTAGCAGGTAAGTCAGGAACAACGAACGATACTAGAGATTCGTGGTTTGCTGGTTATTCTGGTAACCATGTTGCGGTTGTCTGGTTAGGTTTGGATGATAACAAAGTGACTGGCTTAACAGGTTCTTCGGGTGCCTTGCCTGTTTGGACTAATGTGATGCGTCAATTACGTCAAGAGCCTGTCAATTTACGCCAAACGGATAATGTTCAATGGCAATGGATTGATAGTGCCAGTGGTGATTTATCGGCTCAAGGCTGTGATGGTGCGATGTATATTCCATTATTGCGTCAAACAGTACCACGCCGTGCAACCCTGTGTGGCCAATCACACTACGAAGTTGAACCTACGTATATTCCAAACGATGAAGCACCTGCTGATGATCACAATGATGGTATCAGCAACTATATTCGTGAAAGTGAAACACAAATGGATACTGATTTATCCAATCACACTCCAACACGCGTTATTTCTAGCGGCAGCTATAACGGTAACAGTGAAAATTAA